One window of Myripristis murdjan chromosome 8, fMyrMur1.1, whole genome shotgun sequence genomic DNA carries:
- the scaf1 gene encoding splicing factor, arginine/serine-rich 19 yields the protein MDLTPAPGFKRRPSASSPPHGVTEIAKSPPPFSPSSSPSSPSSDPSSPLSTSSSPSATVTGYHNDVKGHAHGVGVARVSSTSVSLAAPSIAVPLPNTSPSNPTFLVRSAELDTQREVREKEIYDPFHPTEGERERRMEEDCDGDKYDPFDPTGSPASDTGEEKGMAEKRDGSGKNRGLKREAERRDEEEKEEAPPDSTDPLPGPTTPPPTTQLLLRRKVDQDTTRIGEQRDNIGSDHSEIEEGEIVGAVDRDGGNKRTAGGILPLTPSASFFGPKPERILRVLDGDEFVSVRTEGDWVADVEPEDEPVVVGVGDLRRKLVSRRKERYRSCPTSSLSPQPPPLPSLPPASPPSSPVLLPVEQGSKSHKSSKSSKDRDRHKHKDGKPGEKEERKRKRRKEKEGSRERSKDRERGRKTGNEAKSRRSSRSNSQKRKKRRNSSPEASRSHNSSGRGVHSRRSFSSLSEEYHREREGEQKRDRDRERDRDRDRDRDRDRDRDRDRDRERDRDRERERDRERDRVRDRDRNKDRDQNRTSSRRRDDRDVDTNHRKRDRESRQYSNSRERDSSKRSKRSRERREDNRERQHNRDHELRRDGRPVVPPSIQDLNGSDLFAIKRTITVTTTTTTTTVPGSPTLAPASPRSPTQHSDKSHKRKKKRKRRSVEEAEDGASYRSQSRSLSPPRYHSYESDRYSDKLEIDMLSLDGEALDSDYPSLEDTPPAALPPEPPVPSPKTKATPKTGRHHPKKKSYTVKKTGQSESSSCSSVRTKSKGLSSLSPTQGTSASASISSALPSTKRARKLGKDKDREKGSRRESGRSGKSKKESGSSHKGKLQSKVSVLVREGVSSTTGASVGSGKLGMELLGPGSASGGAGGSVVGGSIAVVFRRDNESRSPFLKPCSEPLSLSGRSKDMGKVGKRSSLAAPPSSSLTGPAALKSKKAKPSSTTSTSSSASSPSSSLVTKRRRRLGKKAREKGSAVGLIDGDSSQSKSASEGWCGVSSEIQSGVGGGSKLVSPHTGQAGPAPCSSSASSSSSTSALPPSSSPPHTPPPSMAPSRDTRESSPDSQTVDSSCKTPEPSFLAEDCPTQTSPTLPPSSPTSLSTPQGTGLTMPLPTASIKPLPPDDAPKSLASPPCSSSSSGCGLPSLSLPPSSSDPPSSSSSVSSSSASKPPPPPPPPPAAPALPWSLQTGVDCTAGGVLALTALLFKMEEANIASRAKAQEFIQATSQILSQANQSQSQQHAPSSASSSSSQIPPPPSLPPPPGPSPAQFILHGSLPLVGCTKTPPSHLHPSMGGGCAQTPPPPLPTGLSGATGSSEAGWDSESKDPDKYLKKLHTQERAVEEVKLAIKPYYQRKDINKDEYKDILRKAVHKICHSRTGEINPVKVSNLVKLYVQRYKYFRKHGRKMDEEERDDRELGALHSSA from the exons ATGGACTTGACACCAGCTCCAGGCTTCAAAAGGAGGccttctgcctcctctccccctcaTGGAGTTACAGAGATTGCCAAGagccctcctcctttctccccctcctcctcgccctcctctccttcttctgaTCCCTCTTCACCTTTGtctacttcctcctctcccagtGCCACAGTGACGGGCTATCATAATGATGTGAAAGGCCATGCCCATGGAGTGGGGGTGGCAAGGGTGTCCTCCACATCTGTCTCCCTAGCAGCTCCATCTATTGCTGTACCTCTGCCCAACACCTCACCCTCTAATCCCACCTTCCTTGTAAGATCTGCCGAGCTGGATACGCAAAGGGAggttagagagaaagaaatctATGATCCCTTCCATCCTactgagggagaaagggagagaaggatggaggaggacTGTGATGGGGACAAGTATGACCCATTTGACCCCACTGGCTCTCCAGCATCGGACACTGGAGAGGAAAAGGGGATGGCAGAGAAGAGAGATGGGAGTGGCAAGAACAGAGGGCTGAAAagggaggctgagaggagagatgaggaggagaaagaggaagccCCCCCAGATTCCACTGACCCCCTTCCTGGACCTACAACTCCCCCTCCTACCACTCAACTCCTGCTACGGAGAAAGGTGGACCAAGACACCACCAGAATTGGAGAGCAGAGGGATAATATAGGCTCAGACCACTCTGAGAtagaggagggagagatagtTGGGGCTGTTGACAGAGATGGGGGCAATAAGAGAACCGCTGGTGGAATTCTCCCTTTGACACCCAGTGCCTCTTTCTTTGGCCCGAAGCCAGAACGGATCCTCAGAGTGTTGGATGGGGATGAATTTGTGTCAGTGCGAACAGAGGGTGACTGGGTGGCGGATGTGGAGCCTGAGGATGAGCCTGTGGTGGTTGGGGTTGGCGACCTGAGAAGGAAACTGGTCAGCAGACGGAAGGAGAGATATCGCTCCTGTCcaacctcctccctctctcctcagcctccGCCACTTCCTTCCCTCCCACCTGCTTCTCCACCCTCTTCCCCTGTCCTGCTCCCTGTAGAACAGGGCAGCAAGAGCCACAAGTCCTCCAAGAGTTCCAAGGACCGGGACCGACACAAGCATAAGGATGGCAAACCCggggaaaaggaagagagaaaaaggaagagaaggaaagagaaggagggaagccGCGAGAGAAGCAAAGACCGGGAGCGAGGACGGAAGACTGGAAATGAGGCCaaaagcaggaggagcagcagaagcaACAGccaaaagaggaagaaaagacgAAACAGCAGCCCTGAGGCCTCACGATCCCACAACTCCTCAGGAAGAGGTGTCCACTCTAGACGCTCCTTCTCCAGCCTGTCTGAAGAATACCACCGGGAAAGGGAAGGAGAACAAAAGAGGGATAGGGACAGAGAGCGAGATAGGGACAGAGAtagggacagggacagagacagagacagggacagagataGGGACAGGGAAAGAGATAgggacagggaaagagagagggacagggaaagagacagagtcagagacagggatagaaacaaagacagagaccaAAATCGAACCAGCAGCCGAAGGCGAGATGACAGAGATGTAGACACTAACCAtagaaagagggacagagagagcaggcagTATTCAAACAGCAGAGAACGAGACAGTTCAAAAAGGTCTAAAAGAAGCAGGGAAAGAAGGGAAGACAATAGAGAAAGACAGCACAACAGGGACCATGAACTGCGAAGGGATGGTCGTCCTGTCGTTCCACCGTCTATCCAAGACCTCAACGGTTCTGACCTTTTCGCTATAAAGCGAACAATTACAGTCACCActaccacaaccaccaccactgtACCTGGCTCTCCAACACTTGCCCCAGCCTCCCCTCGAAGCCCTACACAGCATTCTGACAAGTCacacaagaggaagaagaagaggaaacgGCGCTCAGTTGAAGAGGCAGAGGATGGTGCAAGTTATCGCAGCCAATCACGGTCCCTCTCCCCACCAAGGTATCATAGCTATGAGTCAGATCGCTACTCAGACAAACTGGAGATAGACATGCTGTCTTTGGATGGTGAGGCTTTGGACTCAGATTATCCCTCTTTGGAGGACACCCCACCAGCTGCCCTGCCACCAGAGCCTCCTGTCCCCAGTCCCAAGACTAAAGCCACTCCCAAAACTGGACGACATCACCCCAAAAAGAAATCCTATACAGTAAAGAAAACGGGCCAGTCCGAAtcatcctcctgctcttccGTTCGAACCAAAAGTAAAGGCCTTTCCTCGCTGTCACCCACACAAGGTACTTCCGCCTCTGCCTCCATCTCATCAGCCCTCCCGTCAACCAAACGGGCCAGGAAGTTGGGAAAAGACAAAGACCGTGAAAAGGGTAGCAGAAGAGAGTCCGGTCGCTCTGGAAAATCCAAGAAGGAGAGTGGTAGTAGTCATAAAGGCAAGCTGCAATCCAAAGTCTCAGTTCTGGTACGGGAGGGTGTAAGCAGCACCACGGGGGCTTCGGTTGGCTCAGGGAAGCTGGGCATGGAGCTCCTGGGGCCAGGAAGTGCAAGTGGGGGTGCTGGGGGCTCTGTGGTGGGCGGCTCCATTGCGGTAGTCTTCCGTAGGGACAATGAAAGCAGGTCTCCATTTCTCAAGCCTTGTTCAGAGCCGTTGTCACTGAGTGGACGTAGTAAGGACATGGGTAAGGTGGGCAAGCGCAGCAGCCTGGCTGCACCCCCATCATCCTCATTAACTGGTCCTGCAGCTCTGAAATCGAAGaaggccaagcccagctccacCACATCCACCTCTTCCTCGGCTTCTTCTCCCTCATCATCTCTAGTTACCAAGCGCCGCCGACGGCTAGGGAAGAAGGCAAGAGAGAAAGGCAGTGCTGTGGGGTTGATTGATGGAGATAGCAGCCAATCAAAATCCGCCTCTGAAGGCTGGTGTGGAGTCTCCTCAGAGATTCAGTCAGGGGTTGGAGGTGGAAGCAAGTTGGTCAGTCCTCATACCGGTCAAGCTGGTCCTGCACCATGCTCAtcttccgcctcctcctcttcttccaccaGTGCACTgccaccctcctcctcaccacctcacacccctcctccctctatGGCTCCCTCACGGGACACCAGAGAGTCCTCTCCAGACTCTCAGACTGTAGACAGCAGCTGCAAGACTCCAGAGCCCTCTTTCCTAGCTGAAGACTGCCCGACCCAGACCAGCCCTACGCTGCCACCATCCAGCCCAACCAGCTTATCAACCCCCCAGGGGACTGGCCTCACCATGCCCCTGCCTACAGCAAGCATCAAGCCCCTCCCCCCAGATGATGCACCCAAATCCTTGGCCTCGCCTccttgctcctcctcttcttcaggcTGTGGCCTTCCCTCCCTGTCACTTCCGCCATCTTCGTcagaccccccctcctcctcgtcctcggTGTCCTCCTCATCTGCTAGTAAGCCACCgcctcctcccccacctcctcctgcagctcctgcactCCCCTGGAGTCTGCAGACTGGTGTGGACTGCACAGCTGGAGGAGTACTTGCAT TGACTgctctgcttttcaaaatggAGGAGGCCAATATCGCCAGTAGAGCCAAAGCACAAGAATTCATCCAAGCAACCAGCCAG ATCCTCTCTCAAGCCAATCAGAGCCAGTCCCAGCAGCACGCTCCTTCCTCAgcgtcttcctcctcttcacagATCCCAccccctccatctctgcctccgCCTCCTGGACCTAGCCCTGCTCAGTTTATTCTCCATGGCTCACTCCCATTGGTCGGCTGTACCAAAACGCCACCCTCTCACCTGCATCCGTCAATGGGTGGTGGGTGTGCACAGACACCACCACCTCCCTTACCCACGGGGCTGTCAGGGGCAACTGGCAGCTCAGAAGCTGGTTGGGACAGTGAGAGCAAAGACCCTGATAAG TACCTGAAGAAGCTCCACACCCAGGAACGAGcagtggaggaggtgaagcTGGCCATTAAGCCCTACTACCAGCGCAAGGACATCAACAAAGATGAATACAAAGACATCCTGAGGAAAGCCGTACATAAG ATCTGCCACAGCCGAACTGGAGAGATCAACCCGGTCAAAGTCAGCAACCTGGTCAAGCTGTACGTCCAGCGCTACAAATACTTCCGAAAACATGGACGCAAGATGGAcgaggaagagagggatgatCGAGAGCTGGGAGCTCTGCATTCTTCTGcctga